One window of the Streptomyces sp. NBC_00654 genome contains the following:
- a CDS encoding acyl-CoA dehydrogenase family protein yields the protein MLTADIPTRAQLVQRAVELAPLLKKNAAQAEQDGRLQDETVEALADAGLFRLRVPKRYGGYESDTRTLVDVAAALGRADGAAAWTTAVYWIPTWMTCLFPDSVQDEVFSTPDVRICGTLSPSALATPAPGGITVNGKWGFVSGARHSHWQEIIAVLQGPDGPPQPVMALVPIDELTIIDDWDTSGLRATGSVSTVAQDLFVPQERVLPLGAILQGSYASELNADTPVYRVPLLPVASASSVGTALGLAHAARDTFFERLPGRTITYTSYQQQAEAPLTHFQAAEATLKSDQAEFHAHRLAALVDGKGESGDTWTLEERARARADLGAVCRLAKEAVDLFASASGGSSIYRDIPIQRVVRDIQAINLHALMNPNTNNELYGRILCGQEPNTLYI from the coding sequence ATGCTGACCGCCGACATCCCCACGCGGGCGCAACTCGTCCAGCGCGCAGTCGAGCTGGCACCGCTTCTGAAGAAGAACGCCGCGCAGGCGGAGCAGGACGGAAGGCTCCAGGACGAGACCGTCGAGGCACTGGCGGACGCCGGACTCTTCCGGCTGCGGGTGCCCAAGCGCTACGGAGGCTACGAGTCCGACACCCGTACGCTGGTCGACGTCGCGGCGGCTCTCGGCCGAGCCGACGGCGCCGCGGCCTGGACCACGGCCGTCTACTGGATTCCGACCTGGATGACGTGCCTGTTCCCCGACAGCGTCCAGGACGAGGTCTTCTCGACCCCGGACGTCCGGATCTGCGGCACCCTCAGCCCGTCCGCGCTGGCCACGCCGGCGCCCGGCGGTATCACCGTCAACGGCAAGTGGGGCTTCGTCAGCGGTGCCCGGCACAGCCACTGGCAGGAGATCATCGCCGTCCTGCAGGGTCCCGACGGACCGCCGCAGCCGGTGATGGCGCTGGTGCCGATCGACGAGCTGACGATCATCGACGACTGGGACACCTCCGGTCTGCGCGCCACCGGCAGCGTCAGCACCGTCGCCCAGGACCTCTTCGTCCCGCAGGAGCGCGTCCTGCCGCTCGGCGCCATCCTCCAGGGGAGTTACGCCTCCGAGCTCAACGCCGACACGCCGGTCTACCGCGTCCCGCTGCTGCCCGTCGCCTCGGCTTCCTCGGTGGGCACCGCACTGGGACTGGCCCATGCCGCCCGGGACACCTTCTTCGAGCGGCTGCCGGGACGCACCATCACCTATACCTCGTACCAGCAGCAGGCCGAGGCGCCGCTCACCCACTTCCAGGCCGCCGAGGCGACGCTCAAGTCCGACCAGGCCGAGTTCCACGCCCACCGGCTGGCCGCGCTCGTGGACGGCAAGGGCGAGTCCGGCGACACCTGGACGCTGGAGGAGCGTGCCCGTGCCCGTGCCGACCTGGGTGCGGTGTGCCGGCTGGCCAAGGAGGCCGTCGACCTGTTCGCCTCCGCCAGCGGCGGCTCCTCGATCTACCGCGACATTCCCATCCAGCGCGTCGTCCGCGACATCCAGGCGATCAACCTGCACGCCCTGATGAACCCGAACACGAACAACGAGCTCTACGGCCGCATCCTGTGCGGCCAGGAGCCGAACACGCTCTACATCTGA
- a CDS encoding SgcJ/EcaC family oxidoreductase produces MTAQTTDAPIIEISDEDKAAVAAVPGRIVAAWAAHDAQAFADVFTPDGTMILPGVFQQGQEAIAGFMAEAFTGPLKGTRVTGTPVDIRFADAESGILITRGGILAPGQSEPSPERAVHGSWVVVKRGGGWHLAAYQNTPLHAA; encoded by the coding sequence ATGACTGCTCAGACCACCGACGCGCCCATCATCGAGATCTCCGACGAGGACAAGGCCGCCGTCGCGGCTGTGCCCGGCCGCATCGTCGCCGCCTGGGCCGCGCACGACGCCCAGGCGTTCGCCGATGTCTTCACCCCCGACGGCACGATGATCCTGCCCGGCGTCTTCCAGCAGGGCCAGGAGGCCATCGCCGGCTTCATGGCCGAGGCGTTCACCGGCCCCCTCAAGGGCACCCGGGTCACCGGCACCCCGGTCGACATCCGCTTCGCCGACGCGGAGTCCGGCATCCTCATCACCCGCGGCGGCATCCTCGCCCCGGGGCAGAGCGAGCCGAGCCCCGAGCGTGCCGTCCACGGCTCCTGGGTCGTGGTCAAGCGCGGCGGCGGCTGGCACCTCGCCGCGTACCAGAACACCCCCCTTCACGCCGCCTGA